Proteins from one Thermococcus sp. M36 genomic window:
- the psmA gene encoding archaeal proteasome endopeptidase complex subunit alpha, whose amino-acid sequence MAFVPPQAGYDRAITVFSPDGRLFQVNYAREAVKRGATAVGVKWKDGVVLAVEKRITSKLIEPSSYEKIFQIDDHIAAAPSGIIADARVLVDRARLEAQVYRLTYGEPVPLTVLVKKICDLKQAHTQYGGVRPFGAALLMAGVNNKPELYETDPSGAYFEWKAVAIGSGRNVAMAIFEEHYRDDLDMEGAIKLAVLALAKTLEEPSAEGIEVAYITTRDKRWKKLSRDDVEKYLAEVLEEVREEEVEEREEDYSELDQNY is encoded by the coding sequence ATGGCGTTTGTACCGCCACAGGCCGGTTACGACAGGGCTATTACGGTTTTCAGCCCTGACGGGAGGCTCTTCCAGGTTAACTACGCTAGGGAGGCAGTGAAGCGCGGAGCGACTGCAGTGGGTGTCAAGTGGAAAGACGGTGTTGTCCTCGCGGTTGAGAAGAGGATAACTAGCAAGCTCATTGAGCCGAGCAGCTACGAGAAAATATTCCAGATCGACGACCACATAGCGGCCGCCCCGAGCGGCATAATAGCCGACGCCCGTGTTCTAGTTGACAGGGCCAGGCTGGAGGCCCAGGTTTACCGCTTGACCTACGGCGAACCGGTTCCGCTCACCGTCTTGGTGAAGAAGATATGCGACCTCAAGCAGGCCCACACCCAGTACGGCGGTGTGAGGCCCTTTGGAGCGGCCCTTCTTATGGCTGGCGTTAACAACAAGCCGGAGCTATACGAGACCGACCCGAGCGGGGCCTACTTCGAGTGGAAAGCGGTCGCCATAGGTAGCGGAAGGAACGTTGCGATGGCTATCTTCGAGGAGCACTACAGAGATGACCTCGACATGGAGGGCGCGATAAAGCTCGCGGTCCTGGCCCTTGCAAAGACCCTGGAGGAGCCGAGCGCCGAGGGCATAGAGGTCGCCTACATAACAACCAGAGACAAGCGCTGGAAGAAGCTCTCAAGAGATGACGTCGAGAAGTACCTTGCCGAAGTCCTCGAAGAGGTCAGGGAAGAGGAAGTTGAGGAGAGGGAAGAGGACTACTCCGAACTCGACCAGAACTACTGA
- a CDS encoding ribosome assembly factor SBDS — protein MPISVDKAVIARLKTHGETFEILVDPYLARDFKEGKDVPIEEILATPYVFKDAHKGDKASEHEMEKIFGTSDPYEVAKIILRKGDVQLTAEQRKQMLEDKRRYIATVIHRHAVDPRTGYPHPVDRILRAMEEAGVHIDLFKDAEAQVPGVIKAIRPLLPIKLEMKVIAVKIPGDYVGRAYGEVRKFGTIKREEWASDGSWMFLIEIPGGVEGEFYEKLNALTKGSAVTKLIERKGL, from the coding sequence ATGCCCATAAGCGTTGATAAAGCCGTCATCGCCCGTCTGAAGACGCACGGCGAGACGTTTGAGATACTGGTGGACCCGTACCTGGCGAGGGACTTCAAGGAGGGCAAGGACGTTCCCATAGAGGAGATCCTCGCCACCCCCTACGTTTTCAAGGACGCCCACAAGGGCGACAAGGCCAGCGAGCACGAGATGGAGAAGATATTCGGTACGAGCGATCCCTACGAGGTGGCAAAGATAATCCTTAGGAAGGGGGACGTCCAGCTCACCGCCGAGCAGAGGAAGCAGATGCTTGAGGACAAGAGGCGCTACATAGCGACGGTGATTCACAGGCACGCTGTGGATCCAAGAACCGGCTATCCTCACCCTGTTGACAGGATTCTCCGCGCCATGGAAGAGGCAGGCGTCCACATTGACCTCTTCAAGGACGCCGAGGCTCAGGTTCCGGGCGTTATAAAGGCCATAAGGCCGCTCCTTCCGATAAAGCTTGAGATGAAAGTGATAGCCGTCAAAATACCGGGTGACTACGTTGGCAGGGCCTACGGGGAAGTACGGAAGTTTGGAACCATAAAAAGGGAGGAGTGGGCCAGCGACGGCTCGTGGATGTTCCTCATTGAGATCCCGGGAGGAGTTGAGGGGGAGTTTTATGAGAAGCTCAACGCCCTTACCAAGGGCAGTGCGGTAACTAAACTGATAGAGAGGAAGGGACTATGA
- the rrp4 gene encoding exosome complex RNA-binding protein Rrp4: protein MRRIFVKSRELVVPGTLLAQGPFKNGRGTFREGNRIYSTVVGLVEIRGDAIRVIPLEGPYIPEVGDNVIGKIIDVKFSSWTVDIGAPYQASLRVQDAVEERIDILKTDLRKIYDIGDIIYARIKAYNEINQIDLITKGMPFRGGPLRGGQIVRITPSKVPRLIGKGGSMINLIKKLTSTRIIVGQNGWVWVSGKNDELERLAIEAILKVDRESHTQGLTDRVKELLIMRLQELKERGIIEEVPRVEEPTAEEGEGE, encoded by the coding sequence ATGAGGCGGATTTTCGTAAAGAGTAGGGAACTGGTCGTCCCTGGGACTCTGCTTGCCCAGGGGCCTTTTAAGAACGGAAGAGGGACTTTCAGGGAAGGCAACAGGATATACTCCACCGTAGTGGGCCTTGTTGAGATACGGGGAGATGCCATAAGGGTAATCCCCCTTGAAGGCCCGTACATACCAGAGGTGGGAGACAACGTCATAGGCAAGATAATAGACGTCAAGTTCTCCAGCTGGACGGTTGATATAGGTGCCCCGTACCAGGCGAGCCTGCGTGTTCAGGACGCTGTCGAGGAGCGCATAGACATACTGAAGACCGACCTGAGGAAGATATACGACATCGGCGACATCATCTACGCCAGGATCAAGGCATACAACGAAATAAACCAGATAGACCTCATCACAAAAGGTATGCCTTTCAGGGGCGGTCCCCTGAGGGGAGGACAGATAGTCAGGATAACCCCATCCAAAGTTCCCAGGCTTATCGGTAAGGGGGGCTCAATGATAAACCTCATCAAGAAACTGACCAGCACAAGGATAATCGTTGGCCAGAACGGCTGGGTCTGGGTCAGCGGAAAGAACGACGAGCTGGAGAGGCTCGCCATTGAGGCCATACTGAAGGTGGACAGGGAAAGCCACACTCAGGGCCTCACCGACCGCGTTAAGGAGCTTCTGATCATGAGGCTTCAAGAGCTCAAGGAAAGGGGGATCATTGAAGAGGTGCCCCGGGTTGAGGAACCTACTGCTGAAGAGGGTGAAGGAGAATGA
- the rrp41 gene encoding exosome complex exonuclease Rrp41: MMGKPEGLKLIDENGRRIDGRKKYELRPIKMEVGVLKNADGSAYVEWGKNRILAAVYGPREIHPKHLQRPDRAILRVRYNMAPFSVEERKKPGPDRRSVEISKVIKGALEPALILEMFPRTAIDVFIEVLQADAGTRVAGITAASLALADAGVPMKDLVAACAAGKIEGEIVLDLNKDEDNYGEADVPVAIMPLKNDITLLQMDGYLSRDEFLEAVRLAIKGAKAVYQKQREALKVKYLKIAEEVGGGE; the protein is encoded by the coding sequence ATGATGGGCAAACCAGAGGGGTTGAAGCTCATAGACGAGAACGGTAGAAGGATAGATGGTAGGAAAAAGTATGAACTCAGGCCTATCAAGATGGAAGTTGGCGTCCTCAAAAATGCTGACGGTTCCGCTTATGTTGAGTGGGGGAAGAACAGGATCCTCGCTGCCGTTTACGGGCCGAGGGAAATCCACCCCAAGCACCTCCAGAGGCCGGACAGGGCGATACTCCGCGTGAGGTATAACATGGCCCCGTTCAGCGTTGAGGAGAGGAAAAAGCCCGGCCCGGACAGAAGGAGCGTCGAGATAAGCAAGGTCATAAAGGGGGCCCTGGAGCCGGCTCTCATACTTGAGATGTTCCCTAGGACTGCCATAGACGTCTTCATAGAGGTTCTTCAGGCTGACGCGGGGACGAGGGTTGCCGGCATAACGGCCGCATCGCTGGCTCTGGCTGACGCTGGAGTGCCCATGAAAGACCTGGTCGCCGCCTGCGCCGCTGGAAAGATCGAGGGCGAGATAGTTCTCGACCTCAACAAGGATGAGGACAACTACGGCGAGGCGGACGTGCCGGTTGCGATAATGCCCCTCAAAAATGACATAACACTCCTCCAGATGGACGGCTACCTGAGCCGGGACGAGTTCCTGGAGGCCGTGAGGCTGGCAATAAAGGGTGCCAAGGCGGTCTACCAGAAGCAGCGCGAGGCACTGAAGGTCAAGTACCTCAAAATAGCGGAGGAGGTCGGTGGAGGTGAGTGA